In Ipomoea triloba cultivar NCNSP0323 chromosome 15, ASM357664v1, one genomic interval encodes:
- the LOC116007654 gene encoding macrophage migration inhibitory factor homolog → MPCLDISTNVNLEGVDVDSFFREAATAVANITGKPEKSVMVVLKGSATITLRENEEPAALGEVVSIGGINSEAKSELISSISSILDNHFSIPRARFFLKVYDNSLATRLSRM, encoded by the exons ATGCCTTGCCTTGATATATCTACTAATGTCAACCTTGAGGGAGTGGATGTTGATTCATTCTTCAGAGAAGCCGCCACCGCCGTTGCCAACATCACCGGAAAACCTGAAAAG TCGGTGATGGTTGTACTAAAAGGATCAGCAACCATAACATTGAGGGAGAACGAGGAACCAGCTGCTTTAGGTGAGGTTGTATCCATAGGAGGCATCAATTCAGAGGCTAAGAGTGAGCTCATTTCTTCAATTAGTTCAATTTTGGACAACCATTTCTCCATTCCCAGGGCTCGGTTTTTCCTCAAAGTTTATGATAACAGTTTGGCTACAAGATTGTCCAGAATGTGA
- the LOC116006253 gene encoding PRA1 family protein B4-like, translating to MANSSPAILPISSSQPAVASDSAVGPTPAFRSFINNISDIVRHGLSNRRPWAELTDRSAMSKPESFADATLRIRKNYAYFRINYLALIAVVLGVSLITNPFSLIFLAGLLAAWFFLYLFRPSDQPLVLCGRQFSDKETLGGLIVTTIIVIFLTNVGSVLVSALLVGVAAVCAHAAFRDPEDLFLDEQEPPTVGFLSFLTGAATTASAPGVAPRI from the coding sequence ATGGCCAATTCGTCGCCGGCGATTCTCCCGATTTCTAGCTCGCAACCCGCCGTAGCTTCTGACAGCGCCGTGGGACCCACCCCTGCGTTTCGTTCTTTCATCAATAACATATCTGATATTGTCCGTCACGGCCTTTCCAACCGCCGTCCCTGGGCGGAGCTAACTGATCGCTCCGCCATGTCGAAGCCGGAGTCGTTCGCCGATGCCACGCTCCGAATCCGGAAGAATTACGCGTATTTCCGGATCAATTACCTCGCTCTGATCGCCGTCGTGCTCGGCGTGTCCCTAATCACAAACCCTTTCTCGCTAATTTTCCTCGCCGGTCTCTTAGCGGCGTGGTTCTTCCTCTACCTCTTCCGCCCCTCCGATCAGCCGCTCGTCCTCTGCGGCCGCCAATTCTCCGACAAGGAAACCCTCGGCGGCCTAATTGTCACCACAATCATCGTGATTTTCCTCACCAACGTCGGCTCCGTCCTCGTCTCCGCTCTCCTGGTCGGCGTCGCCGCCGTCTGCGCCCACGCCGCTTTCCGGGACCCGGAAGATCTCTTCCTCGACGAGCAAGAGCCTCCCACCGTCGGCTTCCTCTCTTTCTTGACCGGCGCCGCCACAACCGCCTCAGCTCCCGGCGTCGCCCCGAGGATTTGA